The Flavobacterium johnsoniae UW101 genomic interval GCTTGAAGATGAAAAAATGGCGCGTTATGCCGTAACAACTGCCGATGCGCAGGCGGTTATCAGAATGACAATTGGCGGTCAGGCTGCAACAAAATTTTATGATGACGAAAAAATCTTTGACATTACTCTGCGTTTTGAAAAAGAATACCGTGATTCTAAAGAAAAAATAGAAGGCATTCTGATTCCAACAATGAATGGCAAAAAAGTGCCTTTAAAAGAAATTGCAACTGTAGAATACAAAACCGGGCCAACTTTTATTTACCGCGAAGGAAACAGCCGTTACATTGCCGTAGGTTTTAGTATTGAAGGACGAGATTTGGGAAGCACGATCGAAGAAGCTCAGAAAAAAGTAGCTGCCGAAGTTAAACTTCCAAAAGAAAACGTCATGAAATGGGCGGGAGAATTTGAAAGTAAAGAAAGAGCTTCTAAACAATTAGCGATGATTGTACCCGTTGTATTGATCCTTATTTTATGTCTGCTGTATTTCAACTTTGGCAATTTCAAAGACACCATGATTGCCGTAAGTGCCATGCCGTATGCCTTTATCGGAGGATTCATATCGCTTTGGGTAACAGGAACCGTTTTCGGTATCTCGGCAGGAATTGGATTTATCATACTTTTTGGGGTCAGCGCAATTGACAGTATTGTCCTCATCGGAATGATTAAGGAAAATATGCGTGCCGGAATGCATTTACGAGATGCTATTTCAGAGGGAATTCACAGCCGTATTCGTCCAATTGTTATGATTGCCTTAATGGGTTCTTTAGGATTATTACCTGCTGCTTTATCGACAGGAATGGGTTCTGAAGTTCAAAAACCGCTGGCGATCATGATCGTAGGCGGACTTATAACCTGTATGATTCTTTCATTAACGGTTTTACCTCAGGTTTTTTATCTCGTTTACCGCAAAAAAGATATCAGCAATACCGAATCTTAATCTTACTTCTATATAAATTGAAAAAGCACCTTTGGCAGTTTGTCCAAAGGTGTTTTTATAAATAATACCACAATCAAAAATCCCCCATTACAATGAAATGACAAAGCAACAATACTATTAAATTCTCTTTTTATGAAAAAGAAAGCAGACAATCAAAAAACAGATGAAATAGATAAAACTGAGCTGCTGAATAAAGTCAGACTTAGTATAAATGAAAAATGTCAGGATTGGGTTTTATTCCAAAACGGAACGTATATAATTTTTGATCACGCCGAAACTATTCCCGATATAGAAAATGAAGCCATAAAATTAATGAAAGAATTCGGTCCCGTTTATGTGCAAACTCCATCTGAAGATTTTGATGTCACCGACTTAAAAAAGACAGAAGGCTGGATTGTTTCCGGACATTGCTACGGAATGTATACTTATGTAAACCCAAAAGAAAAAAACTGGAAAACTCCAGATATGGCAGAAATAGGTTTGCATGGACGCAATAAAAGAGAGCTTGATGGCAGAAATCCTGTTATTGTTTATGTCAATAGAAAAAAGATTGATAATGTTACCTCAAATCCTTTTTAATAACCAAATATTTCAAATCAGTATTCCCAGCATTTTTAATTCCATGTTCCATATTCGACGGACAGTAAAAACTGGTATTTGGGCCGGCGGTTTTGGTTTTTCCGTCAAGGTAAAATTCGGCTGTGCCTTCTAAGATGTAGAAAAATTCTTCTTCAGGATGATGATGCGGCGCGTGTGTTGATTTTCCAGGTTCGACAATGCTCATTTTTAATGTGTTTTCCTGAGTGAAGTTTTTGTCGCCAAACCAATATTGGTAACCTGCTTTGGTTTTCGTGGCTTTATCAATTTCAAAATGATTGACACAGTTTTCGATTGTGTATTGTGGTGCTGTGGTTTCTTTTTTGGTTTCCTGTGAGAAAGTCTGCTGGAAAAATAAAACAGCAATTGTGGTTTTTAGGATAGTCAGCCTTTTCATTTTTTTTTATTGTAATGTTACGAAAAAATTGAATACAGTTGATTGCATTCATGTTTTTACCATACTGACGAAGGAAAGATAATACTAGAAATTCCAAAATCAGAATTATCAATCTTTGTAGATCATCTGCATTTTTTCACAATCTTGTCATTTCGAGGAACGAGAAATCTTCGTAAGTAACTCCACAATCTAAATTGACAATCTTTGCCGATTTACGAGCGTGATCCTTAGTTCCTCAGGATGACAAACCCAACATTAAAATCATTTTCTACAAAATTCCCAGAGGGACGAAATATTTTTTGGATTTGCGATAATTAATATATCGCTCCGCTGGAGCTTTTCTCTACCTAGGAATCGGATATTCTATAAATATTTCATTCCTCCGGAATTTTAATAAGCCGAAATAAGTATTCTACAACAAGTCCCAGCGGGACGAAATATTTATAGAAACAATGATTTCCATATTAAAGAAGCCCCAGCGGGGCGAAATATTTTTTGGATCTATAATAATTAATATGTCGCTCCGCTGCAGCTTTTTTTGTAAACCGTGTATCCATAAACCTATAAATATTTCATTCCTCCGGAATTTTAATAAGCCGAAATAAGTATTCCACAACAAGTCCCAGCGGGACGAAATATTTATAGAAACAATGATTTCTATATTAAAGAAGCCCCAGCGGGGCGAAATATTTTTTGGATCTATAATAATTAATATGTCGCTCCGCTGGAGCTTTTTTTGTAAACCGTGTATCCATAAACCTATAAATATTTCATTCCTCCGGAATTTTGCGGGATGTGAATTTTGAGCTTTATTTATTTGTGAAATTCCAATCTTTATTTGTGAAATTCCAATCTTTGTCGATTTGCGCGTGTGATCCTTTGTTGCTCAGGATGACAAACTGCGAGTTGAAAATCTAATGAAAAAAACACACGTTCTCTCCTAGCCCCGATCGAAATGTTATCTTTTTGTGGTGGGGTTCACCACAAAAAATATAATGCAGAGCGGGACAAATGGTCATGAAAACCGAAAAACTTCTGCTTCTTAAAAAAATTACATGACTAAAAATCTCAATAAAATAAAGGGTTTGCAAAGAATTTCAAAAACGCTTATTGCACGATAAGAAAATATTATGATAAAAATATTTTGAAATTCGAAAATCCGCCATACATTTGCCTAACAGTGTTAAACGATTTAATACTTGAATACAATGGCTAGCAAAGATCGAATTTTAAGACAAAAAGAAGAAACAAGGAATAATATCCTTGGCGCTGCTTATGATATCGTAAAAGATGAAGGCTGGAATGGTTTGAGTATGCGTAAAATTGCCGACAGAATCGAATATACTGCTCCTATTATTTATGAATATTTCTCGAATAAAGAAGCAATATTAGAAGAACTGACAGGCAAAGGTTTTATTAAACTGGCAAAAGAGTTACAGACTGCAAAAGGCAAGTTTGAAAAACCCGAAGATCAGTTAGAAGCCATGTGGATGACTTACTGGGATTTCGCTTTTACTAATACTGAAATGTATCAACTTATGTTTGGTGTTCAAATGACCTGCTGTGCACAGCGATGTTCGGCTCAGGAAGCACCTTACAAATTGTTTACTGGTGTTATTGCTGAAATTATGAAAGACAGCAATCCTAGTGAAGATATCATTAAACAAAAATATTTTACTTTCTTTTCTGTTATTCATGGTTTAATCGCCATCAACATCATTAACAAAAGTGATATTTTAGAAACAATAAATGCCCAGATTTTGAAAGATGCTATTACTGGTATCATCAAATCTATACAATAAAAAAATTTTCAATTTTACTTAACAGTGTAAAATGATTTAAACGGGATAATATAAAATCCTTTTTTTTTATAACTTTCGCTTAACACTGTTAGAAAATTTAATAAAGGTAATAAAAGCTCTTTTTTTAGACTTTTACTTAACATCGTTAGATAATTTAATACTGATTCGAAATAGAATTGGAAAGGCTTACTGTATGGAAATTTGTGCACTTTTACTTAACAACGTTAGATAATTTAATTCAATTAAATATGAATCCCGAGAATGCCAGAATACCAAAGAATTTTATCCGAGAAAATGTTCAACCAATTAAAACCACTATGAAAATGAAAAATGTAATTATAACCAGTTTTATTCTGGCCTTAGTATTAAGCAGCTGTGGCGACAAAAATCAAGCGCCTACTGCCCCGCCGCCACCGGTTTTACCAGTTTTAGCTATCACAAGCGCAAACACAACTACTGATGCTGAATATCCAGCATCTATACAAGGAACCGTTGATGTTGAAATTCGCCCGCAGGTAAGCGGAAACCTTGACAGAATTTTTGTTGACGAAGGTGCTTATGTAAGTAAAGGACAAACTTTATTTAAAATCAATGAACGTCCGTTTCGTGAGCAGTTAAACAATGCTTTAGCAAGTCTACACGCAGCAGAAGCAGCTTTAATCAACGCTAATTTAGAAGTTGATAAACTGACTCCGCTAGTGCAAAACAAAGTAGTTTCTGATTATCAGTTAAAAACAGCTAAAGCTTCTCAAAAAATTGCTGCTGCTAATATCGAGCAGGCAAAAGCAATGGTAGGTTCTGCTAAAATTAATTTAGGATATACTAACGTAACAGCTCCAGTGAGCGGATACATTGGAAGATTACCTAAAAAACAAGGAAGTTTAGTTTCTGCATCTGATGTTGAAGCACTTACTACTTTATCTGATGTTCACGAAGTATTTGCTTATTTCTCTTTAGGCGAAACTGATTTCATCAACTTTAAAGAGCAATACAAAGGAAGTTCTCTTGGTGATAAAATTAAAAAATTACCTCCAGTTACTTTGATCTTGGCTGATAACAACGCTTATCCGCAAACAGGAAAAATCGATATGGTTGATGGTCAGTTTGATAAAACTACAGGAGCAATCACGATTAGAGCAACATTCCCAAATGCAAACGGAACATTACGTTCTGGAAACACAGGAAGAATCCGTTTAGGATTACAGCACGACGATGCGATTTTAGTACCACAGTCGGCTACAGTTGAAATGCAGGACAAAGTATTTGTTTTCACTGTAGGCAAAGACAACAAAGTAACCAAAATGCCTATCACAGTTGTGGGTAAAAGCGGTACCAATTATTTAATTAAAGAAGGTGTAAAAACGGGTGACCAAATCGTGTTAAGCGGTATTGACAAACTTCAGGATGGTCAAGCGATTCAGCCTGAAAAATCAACTAAAGTTGCCGAAGTAACTAATAAAAAATAATTCTAAAACACAATGTTCAAAATATTTATACAAAGACCTGTACTGGCAACCGTAATTTCCATTTTATTGGTAATTCTGGGGGTATTGGGTTTAACTAAACTGCCTTTACAACAGTTTCCTGATATTGCGCCTCCATCGGTTTTGGTAACGGCGGTATATCCGGGAGCCAACGCAGAAACGGTTTTACGTTCTGTGGCACCTTCTATCGAAGAATCTATAAATGGTGTAGAAAACATGACGTATATGAGTTCTACAGCCAGTAACGACGGTACTTTGGCTATTACAGTTTTCTTTAAACTGGGTACAGATGCCGATCAGGCTGCGGTTAACGTACAAAACCGTGTTGCTCAGGCAACCAGCCAGCTTCCTGCGGAGGTTGTACAGCAAGGTATTGTTACGGCGAAACAACAAAACAGTTTCATCATGGCAATTGGTATGTACACTGATGATGAAGCAAAATACGACCAGACATTTGTTGCCAACTATGCACAGATTAATATTATTCCAGAATTAAAACGTATTCCGGGTGTAGGTTCTGCCAGTATTTTTGGTGGTGTAAAAGATTACTCAATGCGTGTTTGGTTAAATCCAACACAAATGTCAACTTATAAAGTGACTCCCAGCGAAGTTATGGGAGCGATTCAGGACAAAAGTTTGGAAGCTGCTCCGGGTAAATTTGGAGAGCGAAGCAAAGAAGTTTTTGAATACGTTATTAAATACAAAGGGAAATTAACTAAACCAGAGGATTATGAAAATATTGCTATACGTTCTAATGCAGATGGTTCAGTACTTCGCTTAAAAGATGTAGCGAGAGTTGAATTGGGTGCTTACTCTTACAACAGTTTAACTCGTTTAAATGGTAAAAAAGGAATTGTAATTGGGGTTATCCAGTTAGCTGGATCTAACTCAAATGATATTCAGATTGCCATTAATAAAATGATGGAAAAGGCTTCTAAAGATTTTCCAAAAGGCATAAAACACAATATTTTCTATAGTACAAAAGTATCTCTTGACCAATCTATCGAACAGGTGGAGCATACATTACTAGAAGCTTTTATACTGGTATTTATTGTGGTATTTATCTTCTTGCAAGATTTTAGATCAACATTAATCCCGGCTATTGCTGTACCTGTAGCAATTTTAGGAACGTTCTTCTTCATGCAGTTATTCGGATTTTCGATCAACCTTTTAACGCTTTTCGCATTAATTCTGGCGATTGGTATTGTGGTCGATGATGCCATTGTGGTAGTCGAAGCGGTGCATGCGAAAATGGAGCATAAACGTTTGTCTCCAAAAATCGCAACCCATGAAGCAATGCACGAAATAACGGGTGCTATTATCTCGATTACGCTGGTAATGGCTGCTGTATTCCTGCCGGTTGGTTTTATGGAAGGCTCAACAGGAGTTTTCTATCGTCAGTTTGCCTTTACTATGGCAATTGCAATTGTAATTTCGGCAGTAAATGCCTTAACATTGAGTCCAGCGCTTGCAGCATTATTTTTAAAAGATAATCACGGAGCACACGATCACAATGAACCTTATCAGAAAAAAGGATTTAAAGAGAAATTCTTTACCGCTTTCAACAGCAGTTTTGAATCGTTGACAAACCGTTACACAGGCGGACTTAAATTCTTAATTAGAAGAAAATGGTTGAGTTTAGGCGGATTGGCTTTAATTACATTGGCAACAGTGGTAATGGTAAAAACAACTCCTCAAGGGTTTATTCCAACAGAAGATCAAGGATTTATTGCGATTGCAGTAAATACGCCATCTGGTACATCATTAGACGGAACTCAAAAAGTAATGACTGAAGCTGAGAATACTTTAAAAGCATTAGACGCTTCTCGATTTGTAACCGCAATTTCAGGTTTCAACTTATTGACCAACTCTACAAGTCCATCTTCTGCGGTTGTATTCGTATTGCTTAAACCAAACGAAGAACGCGGCGAAGTAAAAAACATCGACGAAATCATGAATCAGGTTCGTGGTAAACTGGGCGCTATTTCCGGCGGAAGTTTCTTCGTATTCAGTTTCCCAACTGTTCCCGGATTTAGTAACGTTGAGGCTTTAGATTTAGTTCTTCAGGATAAAACGGGAGGAAAGCTGGATAAGTTCAGTGGAATCTCTCAAAACTTTATCGGCGAATTAATGAAACGTCCGGAAATTGCCGTTGCCTTTACTTCTTTCAAAGCTGATTATCCTCAGTTGCAATTAGAGGTTAACGACGAAAAAGCAAATCAATTGGGTGTTAATGTAAAAGACATTTTACAAACCATGCAGGCTTACTTTGGTAGCGCACAGGCATCTGACTTTAACCGATTTGGTAAATATTACCGTGTGGTTGTTCAGGCCGATATCGAAGACAGAGCAGATCCAACAGCAATTGACAGAGTTTTTGTAAAAAACAAAACAGGCGAAATGGTGCCAATAAATACTTTAGTTAAACTGACTCGTATTTATGGTTCAGAAACCGCTTCCAGATATAATTTATTTAACTCAATTTCTATTAATGCCATTCCGAAACCAGGATTTAGTTCCGGAGATGCCATTAAAGCCATTGAAGAAGTAGCAGCACAACAATTACCTGCAGGTTACGGGTTTGAATTCTCGGGCCAGACTCGTGAGGAGATTTCGTCAGGAGGGCAATCGGCAACAATATTCTTACTGTGTTTGATATTCATTTATTTCTTACTTGCCGCACAGTACGAAAGTTACATTTTGCCTCTTGCAGTAATCTTGTCAATCCCTGCAGGTATTTTTGGAGTATTCGTTGCTATTGGTTTAACTGGAATTGAAAACAATATTTACGTACAAGTTGCTCTTGTCATGCTTATCGGGCTTCTCGCCAAAAATGCCATCTTGATTGTGGAATTTGCGGCGCAGCGAAGAAGATCAGGACAAGGTTTAGCAGCAGCTTCAATCATGGCAGCAAAATTACGTTTGCGACCAATTATCATGACGTCTCTTGCTTTTGTGGTAGGATTAGTGCCAATGATGAGTGCCAAAGGTCCATCAGCACAAGGTAACCACTCCATCAGTATCGGGGCAGCTGGAGGGATGCTATCTGGAGTAATTCTAGGATTGTTTATCATTCCTGTTTTATTCATCATCTTCCAGCATTTACAAGAAAAAGTGAGCGGAAAACCAATCGCTGTAATTCATAACGAAGAAAAATAATAAATGGAAAACTATATAACAACCATTCTTGTCGCCATCATATTTGGCATCGGATATATATCGTACAGAATCTCAAGAGATCTGGAAACCAGAAAAGATACTTGTACAGAAATTTAACCTTTTTGGGAAAATAATATTTTAACACATAGAAACATAGTCCCGATAGCTATCGGGATTGTCTCGAAAAAAGAGAATAAAAGAAACCAGTTTCCACACATAGAAAACTATGTGTATTTAAAATAAGTGAAACGCCTTTTTTAAATCCTCAAAAAACTATGTTTCTATGTGTTTAAAAAACTAAACCCAACGGATAAAAAAATTTAATAAAAAACTAAATGAAAAATCATATAACCAAAATCGTGACCTTCGCCATTCTGATCACGACTTTAATATCCTGTAAAGTCTCAAAGGATATTGAAACTCCAAAAGATGCATTTCCTGAGAATTTCAGGAATGCATCGGTTTCGAGTGATACAACCAGTATTGCCGATGTGGAGTGGAAAAACTTCTTTACAGAAAAAGATATTATAAAATTAATTGACAGCGCCGTTGCAAGAAACAACGACCTTCAGATTGCCGAAAAGAACATCGAAATTGCCCAATACCGTTTTACACAATCAAAATGGGGAAATGTGCCTCAGGTTAACTTATTTGTAAACGCAAGCACAAGCAATCCGTCTGACAATAGTTTTACGGGATTGAACTTAAATCAAGCAATTGGTGCTAAACATATTGACGACTATTCTGCTGGAGCTTCTCTTTCTTGGGAAGCTGATATTTGGGGAAAGATCAGAAACCAAAAGAAAGGGGCTTACGCAGGATATCTTCAATCTGAAGAAGTAAAAAAAGCATTGCAGACTAATATTGTCGCTAATGTTTCTAGAGGATATTATAATCTTTTGATGCTGGATGCGCAATTGGATATTGCCAGACAAAATCTTCGTTTAAATGATAGTACAACCAATATTATCAAATTAAAATACGATGCCGGTCAGGTAACTACTTTAGCAATTCAACAATCGGAAGCACAGAAATTAAACTCAGCGCAATTGATTCCGTTATTGGAACAAAATATTGCCATTCAGGAAAATGCTTTGAGTGTTTTAACAGGTTCTTTTCCAAATTCAAAAGAAAGATCTACTCAATTAAGTGCGATTGAAGTAAAACACAATACAGCAATTGGAGTTCCATCTGCCTTAGTAAGCAGAAGACCTGATGTAAAAAGTGCCGAATTGGCGCTAAAAGCTGCCAACGCAAATGTCGGTATCACGAAAGCGGATTTATACCCAGCTCTCAGAATTACGGCTCAAGGCGGCGTAAACTCTTTCGAAACCAGTAATTGGTTCAACATTCCGGCTTCATTGTTTGGAACTGTTGCGGGCGGATTAACGCAGCCTCTTTTAAATAACAAAAGAGTAAGAACGCAATATAATATCGCTGTCGCAGAAAGAGAAAAAGCTGTTTTAAGTTTTAGACAATCTGTTTTGGTTGCTGTAAGCGAAGTTTCTGATGCTTTGGTTAAAGTAGAGAAATTACAACAGCAGGAAACTTTCTTAAAAGAAAAAGTAAAAACGCTGCAGCAAGCGATTAAAAATGCCAATCTTTTATTTAAAAATGGTATGGCAGAATATCTTGAAGTTTTAACGGCACAGGCAAATTTATTGCAAAGCGAACTAGAACTTGCTGATATCAAAAGACAACAACTTACAGCCAATACAGATTTGTACCGCGCTCTAGGCGGAGGCTGGAAATAATACCCGTTACATTACCCGTTAATTATTTATTTTTTGAGATGAAAACGCTGTGAGACCTTTGGGTTTCATGGCGTTTTTTAGTTTAATTTTACTGAAGAACGCAAGTTTTTTTGCCGCAGATTTCACAGATTAAAAAGATTTATATGTTATTATGCTGAGCGATTATATTCAAAGATTTGATTTTTGTGAAAGAGTTTCGCATTAAGATTTTTCCTTCGTTTAAATGATAAACCTGGACTTATTTTGTTAATTTTGAATCCCATAATTAAAATTAAAAAAATGAAGAAAATAGCATGTATTGCGCTTTTAGCTTTACTATTTACAAATTGCAAGCAAAGCAATAATGAAGAATCAAAACCTATTGAAAAACCAGCAGATACAATTGCAGTTGTAAAAACAGAAAAAATAGAAAAAAAGACTGAGCCAAAAGAAGACTGTAAAGATAT includes:
- a CDS encoding cupin domain-containing protein, which translates into the protein MKRLTILKTTIAVLFFQQTFSQETKKETTAPQYTIENCVNHFEIDKATKTKAGYQYWFGDKNFTQENTLKMSIVEPGKSTHAPHHHPEEEFFYILEGTAEFYLDGKTKTAGPNTSFYCPSNMEHGIKNAGNTDLKYLVIKKDLR
- a CDS encoding efflux RND transporter permease subunit; translated protein: MFKIFIQRPVLATVISILLVILGVLGLTKLPLQQFPDIAPPSVLVTAVYPGANAETVLRSVAPSIEESINGVENMTYMSSTASNDGTLAITVFFKLGTDADQAAVNVQNRVAQATSQLPAEVVQQGIVTAKQQNSFIMAIGMYTDDEAKYDQTFVANYAQINIIPELKRIPGVGSASIFGGVKDYSMRVWLNPTQMSTYKVTPSEVMGAIQDKSLEAAPGKFGERSKEVFEYVIKYKGKLTKPEDYENIAIRSNADGSVLRLKDVARVELGAYSYNSLTRLNGKKGIVIGVIQLAGSNSNDIQIAINKMMEKASKDFPKGIKHNIFYSTKVSLDQSIEQVEHTLLEAFILVFIVVFIFLQDFRSTLIPAIAVPVAILGTFFFMQLFGFSINLLTLFALILAIGIVVDDAIVVVEAVHAKMEHKRLSPKIATHEAMHEITGAIISITLVMAAVFLPVGFMEGSTGVFYRQFAFTMAIAIVISAVNALTLSPALAALFLKDNHGAHDHNEPYQKKGFKEKFFTAFNSSFESLTNRYTGGLKFLIRRKWLSLGGLALITLATVVMVKTTPQGFIPTEDQGFIAIAVNTPSGTSLDGTQKVMTEAENTLKALDASRFVTAISGFNLLTNSTSPSSAVVFVLLKPNEERGEVKNIDEIMNQVRGKLGAISGGSFFVFSFPTVPGFSNVEALDLVLQDKTGGKLDKFSGISQNFIGELMKRPEIAVAFTSFKADYPQLQLEVNDEKANQLGVNVKDILQTMQAYFGSAQASDFNRFGKYYRVVVQADIEDRADPTAIDRVFVKNKTGEMVPINTLVKLTRIYGSETASRYNLFNSISINAIPKPGFSSGDAIKAIEEVAAQQLPAGYGFEFSGQTREEISSGGQSATIFLLCLIFIYFLLAAQYESYILPLAVILSIPAGIFGVFVAIGLTGIENNIYVQVALVMLIGLLAKNAILIVEFAAQRRRSGQGLAAASIMAAKLRLRPIIMTSLAFVVGLVPMMSAKGPSAQGNHSISIGAAGGMLSGVILGLFIIPVLFIIFQHLQEKVSGKPIAVIHNEEK
- a CDS encoding TetR/AcrR family transcriptional regulator, encoding MASKDRILRQKEETRNNILGAAYDIVKDEGWNGLSMRKIADRIEYTAPIIYEYFSNKEAILEELTGKGFIKLAKELQTAKGKFEKPEDQLEAMWMTYWDFAFTNTEMYQLMFGVQMTCCAQRCSAQEAPYKLFTGVIAEIMKDSNPSEDIIKQKYFTFFSVIHGLIAINIINKSDILETINAQILKDAITGIIKSIQ
- a CDS encoding efflux RND transporter periplasmic adaptor subunit, which codes for MNPENARIPKNFIRENVQPIKTTMKMKNVIITSFILALVLSSCGDKNQAPTAPPPPVLPVLAITSANTTTDAEYPASIQGTVDVEIRPQVSGNLDRIFVDEGAYVSKGQTLFKINERPFREQLNNALASLHAAEAALINANLEVDKLTPLVQNKVVSDYQLKTAKASQKIAAANIEQAKAMVGSAKINLGYTNVTAPVSGYIGRLPKKQGSLVSASDVEALTTLSDVHEVFAYFSLGETDFINFKEQYKGSSLGDKIKKLPPVTLILADNNAYPQTGKIDMVDGQFDKTTGAITIRATFPNANGTLRSGNTGRIRLGLQHDDAILVPQSATVEMQDKVFVFTVGKDNKVTKMPITVVGKSGTNYLIKEGVKTGDQIVLSGIDKLQDGQAIQPEKSTKVAEVTNKK
- a CDS encoding TolC family protein — encoded protein: MKNHITKIVTFAILITTLISCKVSKDIETPKDAFPENFRNASVSSDTTSIADVEWKNFFTEKDIIKLIDSAVARNNDLQIAEKNIEIAQYRFTQSKWGNVPQVNLFVNASTSNPSDNSFTGLNLNQAIGAKHIDDYSAGASLSWEADIWGKIRNQKKGAYAGYLQSEEVKKALQTNIVANVSRGYYNLLMLDAQLDIARQNLRLNDSTTNIIKLKYDAGQVTTLAIQQSEAQKLNSAQLIPLLEQNIAIQENALSVLTGSFPNSKERSTQLSAIEVKHNTAIGVPSALVSRRPDVKSAELALKAANANVGITKADLYPALRITAQGGVNSFETSNWFNIPASLFGTVAGGLTQPLLNNKRVRTQYNIAVAEREKAVLSFRQSVLVAVSEVSDALVKVEKLQQQETFLKEKVKTLQQAIKNANLLFKNGMAEYLEVLTAQANLLQSELELADIKRQQLTANTDLYRALGGGWK